The proteins below are encoded in one region of Methylobacillus flagellatus KT:
- a CDS encoding multidrug efflux RND transporter permease subunit: protein MKRIISWSRLRPDERGPASLFILRPVMTLLVSLGMMLAGWLAFGLLPVAPLPQVDFPTINVTASLAGANPETMASSVATPLERSLGRISGISEITSSSSQGSTSITLQFNLDKDIDVAAREVQAAINAAASMLPSGMPNRPSYRKINPADMPSMVLTMTSRTKSMGELYDLATNMVSRKISQVQGVSQVNVAGSSLPAVRVDINPDALVQQGLSLDAVRNAISAANGNGPKGYLQNDEYRWQLDADDRLLRAKDYRSLIIATNQGAVTRLSDVARVYDSVEDIRNVGFHNNQRAILLMVSREPGANIIEMIERIHAELPSIQSSLGEDIKLTVVEDRSPNIRASLHEAELTLVIAVALVILVVFLFLRNSRATLIPALAVPVSLISTFAVMYLCGYSLNNLTLMALIIATGFVVDDAIVVVEHISKRIEQGEAPLRASLRGAREVGFTVVSMSFSLVAVFIPLLFMGDITGRLFREFAVTLSVAILVSLFVSLTLTPMLCAYLLRRQDAATIEGESAPERRRAGLFIRIQRRYRQSLAWALDHAAGMMVILLFAVAVNVYLYIAIPKGMFPEQDTGRLFGNARADQGVSFNELQRKLEAFRSILLADPAVDQVMGMSGSGRGPGASTNSGNFIIILKNIRERESAQAVIARLRPKLAQVPGASMFLVNMQDLRIGGRSTDSSYQMTLKSDDVKDLRKWENKVLETLQSLPDITDVGGGGRSRSIQVFLDIDREAAKRLGIDVEMVIALLNNSYAQRQISTIYEDQNQYRVVMGVDEKYMQGPDILSSLYVLTASGNRVPLSNLVSLSYNNAPPRIEHEGQFASVTYSFNLPEGGNLEYAKQKIRSALADLKMPLNVQATFSGTASAQSKVLKQMPWLILAALVSVYIVLGMLYESYVHPLTILSTLPSAGVGALLALILFDTPLTLIALIGIILLIGIVKKNAILMIDFALVAERERGLSSRDAIMDACQQRLRPILMTTMAALLGALPLIFGTDGDAPLRRPLGIAIVGGLLLSQLLTLYTTPVVYLYLDRLRLWVLRRKPQAAMMEKTE, encoded by the coding sequence ATGAAGCGCATCATTTCCTGGTCCAGGCTCAGGCCCGATGAGCGCGGACCTGCCTCCCTGTTCATCCTGCGGCCAGTGATGACCCTGCTGGTGTCGCTGGGCATGATGCTTGCGGGCTGGCTGGCTTTTGGCCTGTTGCCGGTTGCGCCGTTGCCGCAGGTGGATTTCCCGACGATCAATGTTACCGCCTCGCTGGCCGGTGCGAACCCGGAGACCATGGCCTCTTCGGTGGCGACACCGCTAGAGCGTAGCCTGGGCCGGATATCGGGCATCAGCGAAATTACGTCATCCAGTTCCCAGGGGAGCACGTCGATTACCTTGCAGTTCAACCTGGACAAGGATATCGATGTCGCTGCACGGGAAGTGCAGGCCGCAATCAATGCGGCTGCGAGCATGTTGCCCAGCGGCATGCCGAATCGACCCAGCTATCGCAAGATCAATCCGGCGGATATGCCGAGCATGGTGCTTACCATGACTTCCAGAACCAAGAGCATGGGTGAGCTGTACGACCTGGCTACCAACATGGTGTCGCGCAAGATTTCGCAAGTACAGGGGGTGAGCCAGGTCAATGTCGCAGGCAGCTCCCTGCCGGCAGTACGCGTGGATATCAATCCCGATGCCTTGGTTCAGCAAGGACTGTCGCTGGATGCAGTACGCAATGCCATCAGCGCTGCTAATGGCAACGGCCCCAAGGGATATCTGCAGAATGACGAATACCGTTGGCAGCTGGATGCGGATGACCGCCTGCTGCGTGCCAAGGATTACCGCTCACTCATCATCGCCACCAATCAAGGTGCGGTGACGCGCCTGAGCGACGTGGCCAGGGTGTATGACTCGGTGGAGGATATCCGCAACGTGGGCTTCCACAATAACCAGCGTGCCATCCTGCTGATGGTCAGCCGCGAGCCGGGCGCCAACATCATCGAGATGATTGAGCGTATCCATGCAGAGCTGCCCAGCATCCAGAGTAGCCTGGGCGAGGATATCAAGCTCACCGTTGTGGAAGACCGCAGCCCGAATATCCGTGCTTCCCTGCACGAAGCCGAGCTGACACTGGTGATTGCGGTGGCGCTTGTGATCCTGGTAGTGTTTCTTTTCCTGCGAAATAGTCGCGCGACGCTGATTCCTGCGTTGGCCGTGCCGGTGTCGCTGATATCAACCTTTGCCGTCATGTATCTTTGTGGGTATTCACTGAATAACCTGACCTTGATGGCGCTGATCATCGCCACGGGTTTTGTCGTGGATGATGCCATCGTGGTGGTTGAGCATATCAGCAAGCGCATCGAGCAGGGTGAAGCGCCGCTCCGGGCTTCGTTGCGCGGTGCCCGTGAAGTCGGCTTTACCGTGGTGTCCATGAGCTTTTCGCTGGTGGCGGTGTTCATCCCGCTGCTGTTCATGGGAGATATCACTGGCCGCCTGTTCCGGGAGTTTGCAGTGACGCTGTCTGTCGCGATCCTGGTCTCGCTGTTCGTCTCGCTGACGCTGACGCCCATGCTGTGCGCCTATCTGCTCAGGCGTCAAGATGCTGCGACCATTGAGGGAGAAAGCGCCCCGGAGAGACGCAGAGCAGGCTTGTTCATCCGCATACAGCGCCGCTACCGCCAGAGCCTGGCCTGGGCTTTGGATCATGCTGCGGGGATGATGGTGATCCTGCTGTTCGCAGTTGCGGTCAATGTCTACCTCTATATTGCCATCCCCAAGGGGATGTTTCCGGAGCAGGATACTGGCCGGCTGTTTGGCAATGCCCGCGCGGACCAAGGCGTGTCGTTCAATGAGCTACAGAGAAAGCTGGAAGCATTCCGCAGCATCCTGCTGGCAGATCCCGCAGTAGACCAGGTCATGGGGATGTCGGGTAGTGGACGCGGGCCGGGTGCCTCCACCAATTCCGGCAACTTTATCATTATCCTCAAGAACATTCGCGAGCGTGAGTCGGCACAAGCCGTCATTGCACGCTTGCGGCCCAAGCTGGCGCAAGTGCCGGGGGCCTCCATGTTCCTGGTCAATATGCAGGATTTGCGCATCGGCGGCCGATCTACCGATTCCAGCTACCAGATGACACTGAAGAGCGATGATGTCAAAGACCTACGCAAATGGGAGAACAAGGTATTGGAGACTCTGCAATCCTTGCCCGATATCACGGATGTTGGCGGCGGCGGCCGCAGCCGTTCAATACAGGTTTTCCTCGATATAGACCGCGAGGCGGCCAAACGCCTGGGTATCGACGTTGAGATGGTGATTGCGCTGCTGAACAACTCCTACGCCCAGCGCCAGATTTCCACGATTTACGAAGACCAGAACCAGTACCGCGTGGTCATGGGTGTGGACGAAAAATACATGCAGGGCCCCGATATCTTGTCTAGCCTTTATGTGCTGACTGCCAGCGGCAACCGTGTACCGCTGTCCAACCTCGTGAGCCTGAGTTACAACAATGCACCGCCAAGGATAGAGCACGAGGGGCAGTTCGCCTCCGTGACCTATTCCTTCAATCTGCCAGAGGGCGGTAATCTCGAATATGCGAAGCAGAAGATCAGGAGTGCCCTTGCCGATCTCAAAATGCCGCTCAACGTGCAGGCGACCTTTTCCGGTACGGCCAGCGCCCAAAGCAAAGTGCTCAAGCAAATGCCATGGCTGATCCTGGCTGCGCTGGTTTCGGTCTATATTGTCCTGGGCATGCTGTACGAGAGTTACGTCCATCCACTCACCATCCTCTCGACACTGCCTTCTGCAGGTGTGGGTGCGTTGCTCGCCTTGATCCTGTTCGATACGCCGCTCACCCTCATCGCCTTGATCGGCATCATCCTCCTGATTGGCATCGTCAAGAAAAACGCCATTCTCATGATCGATTTCGCACTGGTGGCGGAGCGCGAACGTGGCTTGTCTTCCAGGGATGCCATCATGGATGCCTGCCAGCAGCGTCTGCGCCCCATTCTCATGACGACCATGGCGGCGTTGCTGGGCGCATTGCCATTGATATTCGGCACCGACGGCGATGCGCCATTGCGTCGGCCTCTGGGTATCGCGATCGTCGGCGGCCTGCTGCTGAGTCAGTTGCTTACCTTATACACCACACCCGTGGTCTATCTTTACCTTGATCGTTTACGCCTGTGGGTCTTGCGTCGCAAGCCGCAGGCCGCAATGATGGAGAAAACGGAATGA
- a CDS encoding MdtA/MuxA family multidrug efflux RND transporter periplasmic adaptor subunit encodes MSTPLLKTLRPWLILSIVLAAAAYALWKYVPLSSSPEHGPPGMRQGMPPGAAGGPGAGGPRPGGGFPGGGRFGMFGESMLVSVGEVVQMPLSVKLDAVGTVTSLNTVNVTARVEGQLSRILFTEGQEVKQGDVLAEIDPRPYEAALRQAEGIVSQYRAQLRNAEIDLARYQELKEEDSIAIQTLDTQAALVRQYQGNLDNALGQLEAARLNLDFTKVRAPISGRIGLRQVDVGNQVSVNATTPITVLTQTRPISVVFSLPEQQLATVRRQLSQNPDKLVVEALDRQRQVRIAKGKVVSIDNQIDIATGTFKLRARFDNADDSLYPNQFVNVRLQAAEVPNALLIPAGALQRDDQGTYVYTIDAEKKVSKQRITVGISQAEQVEVRQGLAAGQRIVVDGVDRLSDGMVVRVAGEDDVLPAAGKQGERRQGGAEGRRGAGSPGRGPGA; translated from the coding sequence ATGTCCACTCCATTATTGAAAACCCTGCGTCCTTGGCTCATCTTGTCCATTGTACTGGCAGCCGCCGCTTATGCGTTATGGAAGTATGTGCCTCTGTCGTCGTCGCCGGAGCACGGTCCCCCAGGGATGAGGCAAGGGATGCCGCCGGGTGCTGCCGGCGGTCCTGGAGCTGGCGGCCCGAGGCCTGGAGGCGGCTTCCCCGGCGGAGGCCGTTTTGGCATGTTCGGAGAGAGCATGCTGGTCAGTGTAGGCGAAGTAGTTCAGATGCCGCTTTCCGTGAAGCTGGATGCGGTAGGCACGGTGACTTCGCTCAATACAGTGAACGTTACGGCCCGGGTGGAAGGTCAGCTGAGCAGGATATTATTCACGGAAGGCCAAGAGGTGAAGCAGGGCGACGTGCTGGCCGAGATCGATCCGCGTCCTTATGAAGCGGCGCTCAGGCAGGCAGAGGGTATTGTGAGCCAGTACCGTGCCCAGCTCAGAAACGCCGAGATTGATCTTGCGCGCTATCAGGAATTGAAGGAAGAGGATTCGATCGCGATCCAGACACTGGATACCCAGGCAGCCCTGGTGCGCCAGTATCAGGGCAACCTGGACAATGCACTGGGCCAGCTCGAGGCAGCGAGGCTGAATCTGGACTTTACCAAGGTGCGGGCGCCGATCAGCGGACGCATCGGCCTGCGACAGGTCGATGTCGGCAACCAGGTGTCGGTCAATGCCACTACGCCAATCACCGTACTGACGCAGACGCGTCCGATCAGCGTGGTATTCAGCCTGCCGGAGCAACAGCTTGCAACGGTAAGGCGGCAGTTGAGTCAGAATCCTGACAAGCTGGTGGTCGAGGCACTGGATCGCCAGCGTCAGGTACGCATTGCCAAAGGCAAAGTGGTGAGCATTGATAACCAGATCGACATTGCAACGGGCACATTCAAGCTGCGTGCGCGTTTCGACAATGCAGACGACAGCCTTTATCCCAACCAGTTTGTCAATGTGCGTCTGCAGGCCGCGGAAGTGCCCAATGCACTGTTGATTCCGGCTGGCGCCTTGCAGCGCGACGACCAGGGCACCTACGTCTATACGATAGATGCAGAGAAAAAGGTGTCGAAGCAGCGTATTACTGTCGGCATCAGCCAGGCTGAGCAGGTGGAGGTGCGCCAGGGGCTGGCCGCCGGGCAACGCATCGTGGTGGATGGTGTGGACAGGTTGTCGGATGGGATGGTGGTACGGGTTGCGGGCGAGGATGATGTTCTGCCTGCTGCAGGCAAGCAGGGAGAGCGCAGGCAAGGTGGCGCGGAGGGCAGGCGCGGAGCCGGTTCACCAGGCCGAGGCCCCGGCGCATGA
- a CDS encoding alpha/beta hydrolase, producing MNILDPIMHTLMPETDQYSGMEPKTRAFLEELAASDSKPVEALSPEEARKVLSDLQAGVDVELGGVTVEEREIAIEGHSIHLFIVKPADIAISPPVVMFFHGGGWVLGDFPTHQRLVHDLCVASNCAVVFVDYSRSPEVKYPTAIIECYLATKWVAQNGAEIGVDPARLAVAGNSAGGNMAAVVCMMAKEKREPFIKHQTLFWPVTDARFNTDSYQQFDEGYFLTRNMMKWFWDNYLENKDARKEIYASPLNASLEHLADLPPALIQTAEFDVLRDEGEAYAHLLMDAGVSVTCTRYLGAIHDFGLLNPLAKTPQAYASIMQAAGEIRKHI from the coding sequence GTGAATATCCTTGACCCGATCATGCATACCCTGATGCCCGAGACAGATCAATACAGTGGCATGGAGCCGAAAACCCGGGCATTTCTCGAGGAGTTGGCGGCATCCGATAGCAAGCCAGTGGAAGCGTTGAGTCCAGAAGAGGCGAGGAAGGTGCTGAGCGACTTACAAGCCGGGGTGGATGTCGAGCTGGGCGGCGTGACCGTCGAGGAGCGGGAAATCGCGATCGAGGGACACTCCATTCACCTATTCATCGTCAAGCCAGCCGATATCGCCATCAGCCCACCCGTGGTCATGTTTTTCCATGGCGGCGGCTGGGTGCTGGGCGACTTCCCTACCCATCAGCGACTAGTGCATGACCTGTGTGTCGCTTCAAACTGTGCTGTGGTTTTCGTCGACTATTCCCGCTCGCCGGAGGTGAAGTATCCTACTGCGATTATCGAATGCTACCTTGCCACCAAATGGGTTGCGCAAAACGGCGCGGAAATCGGTGTGGACCCAGCCCGCCTCGCAGTTGCTGGCAACAGTGCCGGAGGCAACATGGCGGCTGTCGTCTGTATGATGGCCAAGGAAAAGCGCGAGCCCTTCATCAAGCACCAGACCCTGTTCTGGCCCGTGACCGACGCCAGGTTCAACACCGACTCCTACCAGCAATTCGATGAGGGTTATTTCCTGACCCGCAACATGATGAAATGGTTCTGGGACAATTATCTTGAAAACAAGGACGCACGCAAGGAGATCTATGCGTCGCCACTCAATGCCAGCCTGGAACATTTGGCAGACCTGCCGCCCGCCTTGATCCAGACAGCGGAATTCGACGTGCTGCGGGATGAGGGCGAAGCCTATGCCCACTTGTTGATGGATGCGGGCGTGAGCGTGACCTGCACCCGCTATCTGGGGGCGATCCATGATTTCGGCCTGCTCAACCCGCTGGCCAAGACGCCGCAGGCATACGCCTCCATCATGCAGGCGGCGGGCGAAATCAGGAAACATATCTAG
- a CDS encoding efflux transporter outer membrane subunit — MNSFSAKLGVIGLSLLLPACMVGPDYRRPQTVAPAAFKHQEGWSIAAPADDIPKGEWWKRYGDAELNQLVARLNNSNLTLAQYEAQYRQAFALAQSARGALWPQLNATLGKTRAGQGAGSSTSSQAVQVSGIRTTYNAALNASWEIDIWGRLRRTLEANRASAEASLATLAAMRLSMQSELVQNYLQLRVMDQQKRLLTETADTYRRVVQLTESQYKRGVVASADVAAATTQLKNTEAELVDLVWQRAQLENAIAVLIGEAPANFSLAEADTMPQLPAVPAAVPSQLLERRPDVAAAERSVMAANANIGVAKSAYYPSLTLSATGGYRSRTFDDWMTMPNRYWSVGPQLAMTLFNGLQNKYNVVQAEASYDAAVAGYRQTVLTAFQEVEDYLVALHTLGEEATLREESVAAARKALRQYTNQYRVGLIGFLDVVTAQTTALNSERTLLTLQQSRLISSVQLIAALGGGWDGLPIQNK, encoded by the coding sequence ATGAATTCTTTCTCTGCCAAGCTAGGCGTTATCGGCTTGTCCCTGTTGTTGCCGGCATGCATGGTCGGTCCGGATTACCGCAGGCCGCAAACCGTGGCGCCTGCCGCATTCAAGCATCAGGAAGGGTGGAGCATCGCTGCCCCAGCCGATGACATTCCCAAGGGGGAATGGTGGAAGCGCTATGGCGATGCAGAACTCAACCAGCTGGTCGCCCGCCTCAACAACAGCAATCTGACCCTGGCCCAGTATGAAGCACAATACCGGCAGGCCTTCGCCCTGGCGCAAAGCGCCCGCGGCGCCTTGTGGCCTCAGCTGAATGCAACGCTGGGCAAGACCAGGGCGGGACAGGGAGCGGGCAGTTCGACCTCCAGCCAGGCCGTGCAGGTCAGTGGCATACGCACCACTTACAATGCTGCTCTGAATGCAAGCTGGGAAATCGATATCTGGGGCCGTTTGCGGCGTACCCTGGAAGCAAACAGGGCCAGTGCGGAGGCTAGCCTCGCCACCCTGGCGGCCATGCGGCTCAGCATGCAGTCCGAGCTGGTGCAGAACTATCTGCAGCTCCGGGTCATGGACCAGCAAAAGCGGCTTTTGACAGAAACCGCGGACACCTACCGCCGTGTAGTGCAGTTGACCGAGAGCCAGTACAAGCGTGGCGTAGTGGCAAGCGCCGATGTCGCTGCGGCCACCACCCAGCTCAAGAATACGGAAGCGGAATTGGTTGATTTGGTCTGGCAGCGGGCGCAGCTGGAAAACGCGATTGCCGTGCTGATCGGGGAGGCGCCTGCGAATTTCAGCCTGGCTGAAGCCGATACAATGCCGCAATTGCCTGCCGTGCCGGCAGCCGTGCCAAGCCAACTACTTGAGCGCAGGCCGGATGTGGCGGCAGCAGAGCGCTCAGTCATGGCGGCCAATGCCAATATCGGGGTGGCCAAGTCCGCCTATTACCCGAGCTTGACCTTGTCGGCGACGGGCGGATACCGTAGCAGAACATTTGATGACTGGATGACCATGCCCAACCGCTATTGGTCGGTCGGGCCACAACTTGCCATGACCTTATTCAACGGCCTGCAGAACAAGTATAACGTTGTGCAAGCCGAGGCCAGTTACGATGCCGCAGTGGCTGGCTATCGACAGACAGTCCTGACCGCATTTCAGGAAGTCGAGGATTACCTAGTGGCATTGCACACCTTGGGTGAGGAGGCCACGCTGCGGGAAGAGTCTGTGGCGGCAGCGCGCAAGGCGCTCAGGCAATATACCAATCAATACCGTGTCGGCCTGATTGGTTTTCTGGACGTAGTGACCGCCCAGACCACGGCGCTCAATAGTGAGCGTACGCTGCTGACCTTGCAGCAAAGCCGCCTGATCAGCAGCGTGCAATTGATTGCTGCGCTGGGTGGCGGCTGGGATGGTTTGCCTATACAGAATAAATGA
- a CDS encoding MdtB/MuxB family multidrug efflux RND transporter permease subunit encodes MNPSRVFIERPVATTLLMLALLISGLLAYTLLPVASLPEVEYPTIQVKTLYPGASPEVVNSMITAPLESQLGRIAGLDEMSSSSSGGASVITLRFNLNTSLGIAEQGVQAAINTASNLLPNDLPTQPVYSKVNPADVPVLTLAVTSDALPLPKVQDLVDTRLAQKIAQISGVGMVSISGGQRPAVRVSANPTALAAYGLSLESIRTAIASNNLNGSKGSFNGATRSTIIDANDQMRSVEEYRNLVLSYQNGAPIRLKDVAEAYDGAENEYLAAWANDKPAVIVNIQRQPGANVIEVVERVRDMLPSLKESLPENVHVSILSDRSHTIQASVRDTQFELLLAIGLVVLVTFLFLQDARATLIPSIAVPLSLIGTFGVMYLAGFSLNNLTLMALTIATGFVIDDAIVMLENIERYIEQGDSPLQAALKGSKQISFTIISLTVSLVAVLIPLLFMSDIAGRLFREFALTLAIAILVSMLISLTLTPMLCSLWLKHVPHTEKGRFSQAGARMMQGLITHYGRALKWVLSHQWSTLFAALVTLLITVLLYLYLPKGFFPTQDTGLIQGISEAPQSASFNAMARKQAHLARVIQRDPAVESVSSYIGVDGTNEALNTGRLLINLKPHADRDVTASQVIARLKQATADIPDFKLYLQPVQDLTIEDKSSRTQYRFLLTDPDISVLQSAMPRVLERLGQLPQITDVASDLQGKGLQAFLVIDRDNAARLGVTVANINAVLYNAFGQRLISTIYTQANQYRVVMEVPPNFRSGPVALANLYVPGSSTDSAGNVVTTQVPLNTLVHVEERNTLLTINHIGQFPAATVSFNLAENVALGDAVAAIREAVAGLQLPGSVQTRFQGAALAFEASLSNTLFLILAALVCMYIVLGILYESFIHPVTILSTLPSATVGAMLALWVYGHEIGMVAIIGIILLIGIVKKNAIMMIDFALAAEREQGLKPVDAIYQACLLRFRPILMTTMAALFGALPLMFSTGAGAELRQPLGITMVGGLLLSQLLTIFTTPVIYLMFDRLVRRRRASAERRSGNTGEELA; translated from the coding sequence ATGAATCCCTCCCGGGTTTTTATCGAAAGGCCGGTAGCGACTACGCTGCTGATGCTGGCCTTGCTTATATCAGGCCTGCTGGCCTATACCTTGTTGCCTGTCGCCTCCTTGCCGGAAGTGGAATATCCCACTATCCAGGTGAAGACCTTGTATCCCGGGGCCAGCCCCGAGGTGGTCAATTCCATGATCACAGCACCGTTGGAAAGCCAGCTCGGCAGGATTGCAGGCCTGGACGAAATGTCTTCCAGCAGTTCAGGCGGCGCTTCGGTGATCACACTGCGCTTCAACCTCAATACGAGCCTGGGCATTGCCGAGCAAGGCGTGCAAGCCGCGATCAATACCGCATCCAACCTGCTGCCCAATGATTTGCCGACTCAGCCGGTCTACAGCAAGGTCAATCCTGCTGATGTCCCTGTGTTGACCCTGGCCGTCACTTCCGACGCCTTGCCCCTGCCCAAGGTGCAGGACCTGGTCGATACGCGGCTCGCACAGAAGATCGCGCAGATTTCAGGTGTCGGCATGGTCAGCATCAGTGGTGGGCAGCGGCCGGCAGTACGCGTCAGCGCCAATCCCACCGCGCTGGCGGCTTATGGCCTCAGCCTGGAGTCCATCCGGACGGCGATTGCCAGCAATAACCTGAACGGATCCAAGGGCAGCTTCAACGGTGCCACGCGCTCTACCATCATCGATGCCAATGATCAGATGCGCAGCGTCGAGGAGTATCGCAACCTGGTGCTGAGCTACCAGAATGGCGCGCCGATAAGGCTCAAGGACGTGGCTGAGGCCTATGACGGTGCCGAAAACGAATACCTCGCCGCGTGGGCAAATGACAAGCCGGCCGTCATCGTCAATATCCAGCGCCAGCCCGGGGCGAATGTGATCGAGGTGGTCGAGCGTGTGCGGGACATGTTGCCCAGCCTCAAGGAAAGCCTGCCAGAGAATGTGCATGTCTCCATCCTGAGCGACCGCAGTCACACCATCCAGGCTTCGGTGAGGGATACGCAGTTCGAACTGCTGCTTGCGATCGGGCTGGTAGTCCTGGTGACTTTCCTTTTCCTGCAGGATGCCCGTGCAACCCTGATACCGTCCATTGCCGTGCCACTGTCGTTGATCGGCACCTTTGGCGTCATGTACCTGGCTGGGTTTTCCCTCAATAACCTTACCTTGATGGCATTGACGATTGCCACCGGCTTCGTCATCGACGATGCCATCGTCATGCTGGAAAATATCGAGCGCTACATTGAGCAGGGAGACAGTCCGCTGCAGGCGGCATTGAAGGGTTCGAAGCAGATCAGCTTCACCATCATTTCATTGACGGTTTCACTGGTTGCCGTATTGATTCCGCTCCTTTTCATGAGCGATATTGCCGGACGCTTGTTCCGCGAGTTTGCGTTGACCCTCGCCATCGCCATTCTCGTATCGATGCTGATTTCTCTGACCTTGACCCCCATGTTGTGCTCGTTATGGCTCAAACATGTGCCACACACCGAAAAGGGGCGGTTTTCTCAGGCCGGCGCCCGGATGATGCAGGGGCTCATCACGCATTATGGCCGCGCATTGAAATGGGTGTTGTCGCATCAGTGGTCGACACTGTTTGCAGCATTGGTGACGCTGCTCATTACGGTGCTGCTCTATCTCTATTTGCCCAAGGGTTTCTTCCCGACCCAGGACACCGGGTTGATCCAGGGGATCAGCGAGGCACCACAGTCGGCGTCATTTAACGCCATGGCAAGAAAGCAAGCGCATCTGGCCCGCGTGATCCAGCGCGACCCGGCCGTGGAAAGCGTGTCATCCTACATCGGGGTAGACGGTACCAACGAAGCGCTTAATACCGGACGTTTGCTGATCAACCTCAAGCCCCATGCGGATCGCGACGTGACCGCCAGTCAGGTGATCGCCCGTCTCAAGCAGGCGACGGCGGATATCCCGGATTTCAAGCTCTACCTGCAGCCGGTGCAGGATCTCACCATAGAGGACAAGAGCAGCCGCACACAGTACCGCTTCTTGCTCACGGACCCCGATATCAGCGTGCTGCAGTCTGCCATGCCGCGCGTGCTGGAACGCCTGGGCCAGTTGCCGCAGATCACCGATGTCGCCAGTGACCTTCAGGGCAAGGGCCTGCAGGCTTTCCTGGTGATAGACCGTGACAATGCGGCCCGGCTCGGGGTGACCGTTGCCAATATCAATGCGGTGTTGTACAACGCTTTCGGCCAACGGCTGATTTCCACCATCTACACCCAGGCCAACCAATACCGTGTGGTCATGGAAGTGCCGCCCAACTTCCGCAGCGGCCCTGTGGCGCTCGCCAATCTCTATGTGCCCGGGAGCAGCACCGATAGCGCAGGCAATGTAGTGACGACGCAGGTGCCACTCAATACACTGGTACACGTTGAGGAGCGCAACACCTTGCTCACCATTAACCATATCGGCCAATTCCCTGCCGCCACCGTGTCTTTCAATCTGGCTGAAAATGTCGCGCTGGGTGATGCTGTGGCGGCTATTCGAGAGGCCGTGGCCGGGCTGCAGTTGCCGGGCAGTGTACAGACCCGGTTCCAGGGAGCGGCGCTGGCATTCGAGGCTTCGCTTTCCAATACCTTGTTCCTGATCCTGGCGGCGCTGGTATGCATGTATATCGTACTCGGCATCCTGTATGAGAGCTTTATCCATCCAGTGACCATTCTTTCCACGCTGCCTTCAGCAACCGTGGGGGCGATGCTGGCATTGTGGGTGTACGGACATGAAATCGGCATGGTGGCCATCATCGGCATCATCTTACTGATCGGCATCGTGAAGAAGAACGCCATCATGATGATCGATTTTGCACTGGCTGCGGAGCGCGAGCAGGGGCTCAAGCCGGTAGATGCGATCTACCAGGCCTGCCTGCTGCGTTTCCGCCCCATCCTGATGACGACCATGGCAGCCTTGTTCGGCGCCTTACCGCTGATGTTTTCCACCGGGGCGGGCGCGGAATTGCGGCAGCCCCTAGGTATTACCATGGTGGGTGGGCTGTTGCTGTCGCAATTGCTGACCATCTTCACTACGCCTGTGATTTACCTGATGTTCGATCGTCTGGTGCGGCGCCGACGTGCCAGTGCGGAACGCCGTAGCGGCAACACGGGTGAGGAGCTGGCCTGA